Proteins encoded together in one Xenopus laevis strain J_2021 chromosome 6L, Xenopus_laevis_v10.1, whole genome shotgun sequence window:
- the e2f5.L gene encoding transcription factor E2F5 isoform X1, protein MAEPAGASSRHEKSLGLLTSKFVSLLQEAKDGVLDLKVAADSLAVRQKRRIYDITNVLEGIGLIEKKSKNSIQWNGVGAGCNTKEVLDRLRHLKAEIEDLELKERELDQQKAWLQQSIKNVMDSSSNGIYSFVTHEDLCNCFNGDTLLAIQAPSGTQLEVPIPEMGQNGQKKYQISLKSNSGPIQVLLINKESSSSKPVVFPVPPPDDLTQPNSQPEATASSNKQPAAQNSSLCAKEEHESNLTEQAAAGKLKPECAASDLQENTSSSYPELPESILYSALGTDVAHSTAGSSGYSPLLPLDVNCILRPNAFDITKMDEQEGQISGDLIDELMSSDVFPLLRLSPTPDDYSFNLDDSEGVCDLFDVQILNY, encoded by the exons ATGGCGGAACCAGCGGGAGCGTCCAGCCGGCACGAGAAGAGCCTTGGGCTTCTCACTAGTAAATTTGTGTCGCTGCTACAGGAAGCGAAGGATGGAGTGCTCGACCTGAAAGTG GCTGCAGATAGTCTTGCTGTCAGACAAAAGAGAAGAATATATGATATTACCAATGTTTTGGAAGGTATTGGTTTAATAGAGAAGAAGTCAAAGAACAGCATTCAGTGGAA TGGTGTAGGTGCAGGTTGCAACACCAAAGAAGTGCTCGACAGACTAAGGCACCTGAAAGCAGAAATTGAGGACCTGGAACTAAAGGAGAGAGAACTGGACCAGCAAAAAGCATGGCTGCAGCAAAGCATCAAAAATGTTATGGATTCATCCTCCAATGGAAT ATATTCATTTGTTACTCACGAAGACCTGTGTAACTGCTTTAATG GAGACACTCTCCTTGCTATCCAGGCTCCATCTGGCACTCAACTGGAAGTTCCAATTCCCGAAatg GGTCAAAATGGACAAAAGAAATACCAGATTAGTTTAAAGAGTAATTCAGGTCCAATTCAGgtacttttgataaataaggaatCCAGCTCATCCAAGCCAGTCGTCTTTCCTGTTCCTCCACCGGATGACCTTACACAACCCAATTCACAGCCTGAAGCAACGGCCTCTTCAAATAAACAGCCAGCAGCACAGAATAGCTCTCTCTGTGCAAAAGAAGAACATGAAAGCAACCTGACAGAACAGGCAGCTGCAG GTAAATTAAAACCTGAGTGCGCAGCCAGCGATCTACAGGAGAACACGTCAAGCTCTTACCCTGAACTTCCTGAGTCCATTCTGTATTCTGCGCTTGGGACAGACGTAGCACACAGCACAGCCGGTTCCAGTGGCTATTCCCCTTTGCTTCCGTTGGATGTTAATTGTATTTTAAGACCCAATGCATTTGACATAACAAAAATGGACGAGCAGGAAG GTCAAATTAGCGGAGACCTTATTGATGAGCTTATGTCTTCTGATG TTTTCCCATTGTTACGGCTTTCACCAACTCCAGATGACTACAGCTTCAATTTGGATGACAGTGAAGGAGTCTGTGATCTCTTTGATGTGCAGATATTAAATTATTAG
- the rbis.L gene encoding ribosomal biogenesis factor: protein MAKSKGKGQKQNNVFHVANSKCVKAKNKAKPVKISLKKINVCASEKVSTINKVFTEIEKEVVQAKLNVPSNQIKKIQKPSATQEAPPDVDQAADLFSHL from the exons ATGGCAAAAAGCAAAGGGAAGgggcaaaaacaaaataatgtatttcaCGTTGCAAACAGTAAATGTGTAAAAGCCAAAAACAAAGCAAAGCCAGTGAAGATAAGTCTAAAGAAG ataaATGTTTGTGCCAGTGAGAAGGTGAGCACCATTAACAAGGTATTTACAGAGATTGAAAAGGAGGTTGTACAAGCAAAACTGAATGTTCCATCAAACCAGATAAAGAAAATACAG AAACCCAGTGCAACACAGGAGGCCCCACCCGATGTAGATCAGGCTGCAGACTTGTTTTcacatttgtaa
- the e2f5.L gene encoding transcription factor E2F5 isoform X2: protein MRSCRNLPVPNNCACADSHRNWCRRNIQRLPEKIAPVNSDALNQQQGGVGAGCNTKEVLDRLRHLKAEIEDLELKERELDQQKAWLQQSIKNVMDSSSNGIYSFVTHEDLCNCFNGDTLLAIQAPSGTQLEVPIPEMGQNGQKKYQISLKSNSGPIQVLLINKESSSSKPVVFPVPPPDDLTQPNSQPEATASSNKQPAAQNSSLCAKEEHESNLTEQAAAGKLKPECAASDLQENTSSSYPELPESILYSALGTDVAHSTAGSSGYSPLLPLDVNCILRPNAFDITKMDEQEGQISGDLIDELMSSDVFPLLRLSPTPDDYSFNLDDSEGVCDLFDVQILNY from the exons ATGCGTAGTTGCCGCAATCTGCCGGTCcctaacaactgcgcatgcgccgacagcCACCGTAATTGGTGCCGGAGGAATATCCAAAGATTACCAGAGAAGAttgcgcctgtgaactctgatgccctgaatcagcaacaagg TGGTGTAGGTGCAGGTTGCAACACCAAAGAAGTGCTCGACAGACTAAGGCACCTGAAAGCAGAAATTGAGGACCTGGAACTAAAGGAGAGAGAACTGGACCAGCAAAAAGCATGGCTGCAGCAAAGCATCAAAAATGTTATGGATTCATCCTCCAATGGAAT ATATTCATTTGTTACTCACGAAGACCTGTGTAACTGCTTTAATG GAGACACTCTCCTTGCTATCCAGGCTCCATCTGGCACTCAACTGGAAGTTCCAATTCCCGAAatg GGTCAAAATGGACAAAAGAAATACCAGATTAGTTTAAAGAGTAATTCAGGTCCAATTCAGgtacttttgataaataaggaatCCAGCTCATCCAAGCCAGTCGTCTTTCCTGTTCCTCCACCGGATGACCTTACACAACCCAATTCACAGCCTGAAGCAACGGCCTCTTCAAATAAACAGCCAGCAGCACAGAATAGCTCTCTCTGTGCAAAAGAAGAACATGAAAGCAACCTGACAGAACAGGCAGCTGCAG GTAAATTAAAACCTGAGTGCGCAGCCAGCGATCTACAGGAGAACACGTCAAGCTCTTACCCTGAACTTCCTGAGTCCATTCTGTATTCTGCGCTTGGGACAGACGTAGCACACAGCACAGCCGGTTCCAGTGGCTATTCCCCTTTGCTTCCGTTGGATGTTAATTGTATTTTAAGACCCAATGCATTTGACATAACAAAAATGGACGAGCAGGAAG GTCAAATTAGCGGAGACCTTATTGATGAGCTTATGTCTTCTGATG TTTTCCCATTGTTACGGCTTTCACCAACTCCAGATGACTACAGCTTCAATTTGGATGACAGTGAAGGAGTCTGTGATCTCTTTGATGTGCAGATATTAAATTATTAG
- the e2f5.L gene encoding transcription factor E2F5 isoform X3: MVSRQLQAADSLAVRQKRRIYDITNVLEGIGLIEKKSKNSIQWNGVGAGCNTKEVLDRLRHLKAEIEDLELKERELDQQKAWLQQSIKNVMDSSSNGIYSFVTHEDLCNCFNGDTLLAIQAPSGTQLEVPIPEMGQNGQKKYQISLKSNSGPIQVLLINKESSSSKPVVFPVPPPDDLTQPNSQPEATASSNKQPAAQNSSLCAKEEHESNLTEQAAAGKLKPECAASDLQENTSSSYPELPESILYSALGTDVAHSTAGSSGYSPLLPLDVNCILRPNAFDITKMDEQEGQISGDLIDELMSSDVFPLLRLSPTPDDYSFNLDDSEGVCDLFDVQILNY; encoded by the exons ATGGTTTCTAGGCAACTGCAG GCTGCAGATAGTCTTGCTGTCAGACAAAAGAGAAGAATATATGATATTACCAATGTTTTGGAAGGTATTGGTTTAATAGAGAAGAAGTCAAAGAACAGCATTCAGTGGAA TGGTGTAGGTGCAGGTTGCAACACCAAAGAAGTGCTCGACAGACTAAGGCACCTGAAAGCAGAAATTGAGGACCTGGAACTAAAGGAGAGAGAACTGGACCAGCAAAAAGCATGGCTGCAGCAAAGCATCAAAAATGTTATGGATTCATCCTCCAATGGAAT ATATTCATTTGTTACTCACGAAGACCTGTGTAACTGCTTTAATG GAGACACTCTCCTTGCTATCCAGGCTCCATCTGGCACTCAACTGGAAGTTCCAATTCCCGAAatg GGTCAAAATGGACAAAAGAAATACCAGATTAGTTTAAAGAGTAATTCAGGTCCAATTCAGgtacttttgataaataaggaatCCAGCTCATCCAAGCCAGTCGTCTTTCCTGTTCCTCCACCGGATGACCTTACACAACCCAATTCACAGCCTGAAGCAACGGCCTCTTCAAATAAACAGCCAGCAGCACAGAATAGCTCTCTCTGTGCAAAAGAAGAACATGAAAGCAACCTGACAGAACAGGCAGCTGCAG GTAAATTAAAACCTGAGTGCGCAGCCAGCGATCTACAGGAGAACACGTCAAGCTCTTACCCTGAACTTCCTGAGTCCATTCTGTATTCTGCGCTTGGGACAGACGTAGCACACAGCACAGCCGGTTCCAGTGGCTATTCCCCTTTGCTTCCGTTGGATGTTAATTGTATTTTAAGACCCAATGCATTTGACATAACAAAAATGGACGAGCAGGAAG GTCAAATTAGCGGAGACCTTATTGATGAGCTTATGTCTTCTGATG TTTTCCCATTGTTACGGCTTTCACCAACTCCAGATGACTACAGCTTCAATTTGGATGACAGTGAAGGAGTCTGTGATCTCTTTGATGTGCAGATATTAAATTATTAG